The Thermococcus sp. genome has a segment encoding these proteins:
- a CDS encoding CPBP family intramembrane glutamic endopeptidase, producing MIEYLYAFLLWLAVFLPSSSFGSLLAKRGKGLASAGIQGAFLILSLTLISLLRIPVSFGLAYLPQSIAIGFSVSLVLSLGERLLGGKVEMPEFLPDVFLWRILLLLILAPLAEESLNRALIEGYLLIHGQFWGAVGFSALLFALPHWMAFEGASPGEKAYITSGAFLMGLIVGYLFALSGSLLTAFTFHSSANLAGILTGELRSERNR from the coding sequence GTGATTGAATACCTCTACGCTTTCCTGCTCTGGCTGGCGGTCTTCCTGCCTTCCTCAAGCTTTGGATCACTCCTGGCGAAGAGGGGGAAGGGCTTAGCCAGTGCCGGAATTCAGGGGGCTTTCCTAATCCTGTCGCTCACCTTGATTTCTCTCCTCAGAATTCCAGTCAGCTTTGGATTGGCTTACCTTCCTCAGTCAATAGCAATTGGATTTTCCGTTTCTCTGGTGTTAAGCCTCGGGGAAAGGCTCCTCGGGGGAAAGGTCGAGATGCCGGAGTTTCTTCCCGATGTATTTCTCTGGAGGATTTTGCTCCTTCTCATCCTTGCTCCCCTCGCCGAGGAAAGCCTCAACAGGGCCTTGATTGAAGGCTACCTCCTAATCCACGGCCAGTTCTGGGGCGCGGTTGGATTTTCTGCCCTTCTCTTTGCTCTCCCACACTGGATGGCATTCGAGGGGGCTTCCCCGGGGGAGAAAGCCTACATAACGAGTGGAGCTTTCCTAATGGGGCTGATCGTTGGCTACCTCTTCGCGCTCAGCGGGTCTCTCCTCACGGCCTTCACCTTTCACTCGTCGGCGAA
- a CDS encoding transcriptional regulator: MRAERLRELSNSPLGNPTRLAIALYLLSRERTTFIELAKALKLTPGNLDFHLKALEKAGMVKTYYGFGKRPRKFVELSERGTEELEKAMRILREVVGGD; this comes from the coding sequence ATGAGGGCTGAGAGGCTCAGGGAGCTTTCAAACTCACCGCTCGGGAACCCGACGAGGTTGGCAATAGCCCTCTACCTCCTCTCCCGTGAGAGGACTACCTTTATCGAGCTTGCCAAAGCCTTAAAACTCACCCCGGGAAACCTCGACTTCCACCTCAAGGCCCTCGAAAAGGCCGGAATGGTAAAAACCTACTACGGCTTTGGCAAAAGGCCGAGGAAGTTCGTGGAGCTGAGCGAGAGGGGAACGGAAGAACTGGAGAAAGCTATGAGAATCCTCCGCGAGGTGGTGGGTGGTGATTGA